The Cylindrospermopsis curvispora GIHE-G1 genome contains a region encoding:
- a CDS encoding DMT family transporter, translated as MTPETTQPSKVKPDQSPNFDRSPLAFLWLILGLIALSSTAIFIKLSIQEISAEATVFNRLWIATLAFTGLNWIRPVNTQSTETGPDQLGEVDDSPRVPLALWWSWEIIGLLLALGFVHLTGRYLWTWSLTSTTAANGAMLANMPPLFTALGGWLFLGQRFDRRFLLGLAIAVVGAITLALGDWIQPKEVLFGTGALVGDGAALLSSVFYAASFLLVEKLRRNLSTSAILVWRCAIGLMLATPIVWLMDDTIFPISTLGWVAVFGLGLISEVTGHGLIVYSLKYFSSAFVTIVLLLEPAPVAAVAWLWFGEFLDPLNIAGFCLITVGIYLAKTGRGSTGDSNILESSNQDSPNRNIPKLEPSDISSKS; from the coding sequence CTATCTTCCACAGCGATTTTCATCAAGCTATCCATTCAAGAAATCAGTGCTGAGGCTACGGTTTTCAATCGTTTATGGATAGCCACTTTAGCATTTACAGGACTAAATTGGATCAGACCAGTTAATACTCAATCCACAGAAACAGGCCCTGATCAGTTAGGTGAAGTTGATGACTCACCGAGAGTCCCACTCGCACTGTGGTGGTCGTGGGAGATTATAGGTCTGTTGCTAGCGCTAGGGTTTGTCCACCTGACAGGTCGTTATCTATGGACGTGGTCACTGACCAGCACTACCGCTGCTAATGGTGCCATGTTAGCGAATATGCCGCCCCTATTTACGGCCTTAGGTGGTTGGTTATTTTTAGGACAACGCTTTGATAGACGTTTTTTACTGGGGTTAGCCATTGCCGTTGTTGGAGCTATTACCCTCGCTCTCGGTGACTGGATTCAACCTAAGGAAGTCCTTTTTGGGACGGGTGCCTTGGTTGGTGATGGAGCAGCTTTACTGTCCTCTGTGTTCTATGCGGCTAGCTTTTTGCTGGTTGAAAAACTGCGTCGTAATTTGTCTACCTCTGCTATTTTGGTGTGGCGTTGTGCAATAGGTTTGATGCTAGCAACCCCTATAGTCTGGTTGATGGATGATACAATCTTCCCCATTAGTACCCTGGGATGGGTAGCTGTTTTTGGACTGGGATTAATTAGTGAAGTCACTGGACATGGCCTGATTGTTTATAGCCTGAAATATTTTTCCTCTGCATTTGTCACCATTGTCTTGCTTTTAGAGCCAGCACCCGTTGCAGCGGTTGCCTGGCTATGGTTTGGCGAGTTCCTCGATCCACTTAATATTGCTGGATTCTGTTTGATTACGGTGGGAATTTATTTGGCTAAAACCGGACGTGGCTCAACGGGGGATAGCAATATATTAGAGTCATCTAATCAAGATTCACCAAATCGAAACATCCCGAAATTAGAGCCATCCGATATATCTAGCAAATCATAG
- a CDS encoding pepsin/retropepsin-like aspartic protease family protein: MNETYNSAKEWRRANYRKLKQYRGEWIIYTKDGIVAHHQDYRIMTQQVDLQKLKPFEYITERIYENEFVEPVKFLPVRFRTVKKHDWQPKYEVCLTFQNSKVLEMLVDSGSDISLITFYLGTDLGYILSQGEVLSHGEGVGGSVQYVLRQVEMQIDDYNFSAPLAWLQNKDCQEVLLGREVVFDLFDIEFKQAEEKIVFKYRGDAENFLPGSP, translated from the coding sequence ATGAACGAAACATACAATAGTGCCAAAGAATGGCGTAGGGCAAATTACCGAAAACTAAAACAATATCGTGGAGAATGGATTATTTACACGAAGGATGGCATAGTAGCTCATCACCAGGATTATAGGATAATGACGCAGCAAGTTGACCTTCAAAAATTAAAACCTTTTGAATATATTACTGAGCGTATATACGAAAACGAATTTGTTGAGCCGGTTAAGTTTTTGCCTGTGCGGTTTAGAACGGTGAAAAAACATGACTGGCAACCAAAATATGAGGTCTGTCTAACTTTTCAAAATTCCAAAGTCTTGGAAATGCTTGTAGATTCTGGTTCAGATATTAGCCTAATTACGTTTTATTTAGGTACAGATTTGGGATATATTCTGTCTCAAGGGGAAGTTCTTAGTCATGGAGAGGGAGTGGGAGGGAGTGTTCAATACGTACTCCGACAAGTGGAAATGCAGATTGATGATTATAATTTTTCTGCTCCTCTTGCATGGTTGCAAAATAAGGATTGCCAAGAAGTTTTATTGGGTAGGGAAGTGGTGTTTGATTTATTTGATATTGAATTTAAACAAGCTGAGGAAAAAATCGTATTCAAATATAGGGGGGATGCAGAAAATTTCTTACCTGGCTCCCCTTGA
- a CDS encoding HetP family heterocyst commitment protein, giving the protein MIPDKFEQKQELENVDITFQHIQIQQIIHAIIAGKYAWACILFISFSGRDPLRYIPEEVYNKLVRDDFPLVPTSRELTTDKK; this is encoded by the coding sequence ATGATTCCAGATAAATTTGAACAAAAGCAAGAATTAGAAAATGTAGATATAACATTCCAGCATATACAAATTCAGCAAATTATTCATGCCATTATTGCAGGGAAATATGCCTGGGCTTGTATTTTATTTATTTCCTTTTCAGGAAGGGATCCTCTCCGCTATATACCTGAAGAAGTCTATAATAAATTAGTTAGAGATGATTTTCCCTTAGTACCAACTAGTCGGGAGTTGACAACTGACAAAAAATAG
- a CDS encoding T3SS effector HopA1 family protein, translated as MQLLNSLEFHLAQIPEQLQYSLQDMVTHIQIESYHSIKHTRYKHSILPDSVTSQFEKLPLHIQQQHLQLQLRNFIYSNYYNVSINNKSSTDENGNNSKLNKQLENNSLFGVDLEFYDRLHHGNKGKGYWSHHWEIVKEETDGTLAVHKNGLTLHIDPNLHLSPTTQGLNPGKLISVKMPKNLVQNGFYMAVANAGTQNNHEITRIYFNITAEGAATVMESVTQYLNDLDISFSFKALYNPSDYQRYDSAVLYFNKSQHQTVWPVLQKIYAQNKLYFQQQVPMFTKILAPGLGCAEEPEQKFGDQESFGTHRCQIIANGLIEAWLAGDDTPEERISAIFEQFALQNIQLQHPYLNPQSQDIYTPFF; from the coding sequence ATGCAATTATTAAATTCTCTCGAATTTCACCTGGCACAAATCCCTGAGCAGTTGCAATATTCTCTACAGGATATGGTTACTCACATTCAAATTGAGTCTTATCATTCTATTAAACACACACGGTACAAACACTCCATTCTACCAGACTCTGTGACTTCTCAGTTTGAAAAGCTACCTCTACACATACAACAGCAACATTTACAATTACAATTGCGTAACTTTATCTATAGCAACTATTATAACGTTAGTATAAATAATAAATCAAGTACAGATGAGAATGGAAACAACAGCAAATTGAATAAACAGCTTGAAAACAACAGTTTATTTGGGGTAGATCTAGAATTTTATGATCGTCTACACCATGGGAACAAAGGTAAAGGTTACTGGAGTCATCATTGGGAGATTGTCAAGGAAGAAACAGATGGTACCTTGGCAGTCCATAAAAACGGATTAACACTGCACATTGACCCCAATTTACACTTATCACCAACAACTCAAGGTCTCAATCCAGGAAAGCTTATATCCGTTAAAATGCCGAAAAATTTGGTACAGAACGGCTTTTATATGGCTGTGGCTAATGCGGGCACTCAAAACAACCATGAAATTACGCGCATCTACTTCAATATCACAGCTGAGGGAGCAGCAACAGTTATGGAAAGTGTAACGCAATATCTCAATGATCTTGACATTTCATTCTCTTTTAAAGCATTATATAATCCCAGCGATTATCAACGTTACGATTCAGCTGTTCTCTATTTTAATAAAAGTCAACATCAGACAGTCTGGCCAGTTTTGCAAAAAATCTATGCGCAAAATAAATTGTACTTTCAGCAACAGGTTCCCATGTTCACTAAAATACTAGCACCTGGGTTAGGTTGTGCTGAAGAACCAGAGCAGAAATTTGGCGACCAAGAGAGTTTCGGTACTCACCGCTGTCAAATTATTGCTAATGGACTAATCGAAGCGTGGCTAGCAGGTGACGATACGCCAGAGGAGAGAATAAGTGCCATCTTTGAACAGTTTGCGTTACAAAATATCCAGTTACAACATCCTTATCTCAATCCTCAATCTCAGGATATTTATACTCCCTTTTTTTAA
- a CDS encoding phosphotransferase family protein — translation MPFVLSSENVFPYLISQRICTEEEQSGSKIDLKSAKNFNLLLTLPNNRQLLVKQERINREGKTTGEFVDEWQVHNFFQTFSEVNHLRSSLSEAIHFDQANSILVFNYLRDYRDIGEFYARENLFPMTIARSLGEILASIHRLTLDSPEYENFFQNSHVTRKQKNSHVHEGIPRITPELFGHLTADGLKFFSLYQRYDNLGKAISQLGQSYHACCLTHNDLKLNNILLSLNWESIINQSSGHIWGEKIIRLIDWERGDWGDPASDLGSIIASYLQIWLYSMVTSRTIPIEESLRLAAIPLHLIQPSIAELVDGYLTNFPDILERRPNFLQLVVQFTGFSLITSIQAKLQHEKTFGNSGIAILQLAKTLLCRPQASMETIFGRR, via the coding sequence ATGCCATTTGTTTTAAGTTCTGAAAACGTTTTTCCTTACCTGATTTCTCAAAGAATTTGCACTGAGGAAGAGCAATCAGGGAGCAAGATTGATCTCAAATCTGCTAAAAATTTTAATCTATTACTTACTTTGCCGAATAACCGTCAATTATTGGTGAAACAAGAACGGATTAATCGAGAGGGTAAAACCACTGGTGAGTTTGTAGATGAATGGCAAGTTCATAATTTTTTTCAAACATTTTCAGAAGTAAATCATCTCCGTTCATCCCTATCAGAAGCAATACATTTTGATCAAGCAAATTCTATCCTTGTCTTCAACTATCTCAGAGACTATCGGGATATAGGTGAGTTTTATGCTCGAGAAAATTTATTTCCCATGACAATTGCTCGCTCCCTAGGGGAAATATTAGCATCAATTCACCGGTTGACTTTAGATAGTCCAGAATATGAAAATTTCTTCCAAAATTCTCACGTCACCAGAAAACAGAAAAACTCTCACGTACATGAGGGAATACCTAGAATTACACCAGAACTATTTGGTCACCTGACTGCAGATGGTTTAAAATTCTTTTCTCTGTATCAACGTTATGACAATCTGGGAAAAGCAATTTCCCAATTGGGCCAATCCTATCATGCTTGTTGTTTAACCCATAATGACCTGAAACTCAATAATATTCTCCTTTCTTTAAATTGGGAATCTATAATAAATCAATCATCCGGTCATATCTGGGGTGAAAAAATAATTCGCCTCATTGACTGGGAACGTGGTGATTGGGGAGACCCAGCAAGTGATTTGGGTTCCATAATTGCTAGTTATTTACAAATTTGGCTATATAGCATGGTAACCAGTCGAACCATACCAATTGAAGAATCTCTACGATTAGCAGCGATTCCTTTGCATTTAATACAACCTTCTATAGCAGAATTAGTAGATGGTTATTTAACTAATTTTCCAGATATTTTAGAGCGCCGTCCTAATTTTTTGCAGTTAGTTGTACAGTTTACTGGCTTTTCATTAATCACATCTATTCAAGCTAAACTGCAACACGAAAAGACATTTGGAAATTCTGGTATAGCTATTCTTCAGTTAGCTAAAACTCTCTTGTGTCGCCCTCAAGCATCTATGGAGACAATTTTTGGAAGGAGGTAA
- a CDS encoding M16 family metallopeptidase yields the protein MVRSKKLKFSRNIFPKLGKSWQLFFAVVIALLLTLNFSRVATAAAKHYSDLQFNSLPGIKLPKYERFQLNNGLVVYLMEDHELPLVSGTTLIKTGSRWEAGDKVGLGDIVGSLMRIGGTDKHSPDQLNEILEQRAASVETDINESSGTASFESLTEDLETVFGLFAEVLREPAFAPEKLELIKTQIRGSIARRNDDSDNIASREFRKLIYGENSPYARTIEYATLDKIQREDVINFYGQYFHPNNIILGIVGDFNPKKMRSLIETKLGDWQPNPNIAKTQLPPVQQANLNGLFFVNQPQLTQSSILMGHLGGKFNSPDYAALDVMNGVLNGFGGRLFNEVRSRQGLAYSVYGLWDPRFDYPGMFITGGQTRSDATVQFIKSIQLEIKRIQNQLVTEKELRYAKESTLNSFVFNFQDPGQTLSRLMRYEYYGYPADFLFRYQKAVRKTTAADVQRVAQKYLKPENLVTLVVGNQSAIQPPLTQLASKITPIDITIPGSKTQTQKSTEK from the coding sequence ATGGTCAGGAGTAAAAAATTGAAATTTTCACGCAATATTTTCCCCAAGTTGGGTAAAAGTTGGCAATTATTTTTCGCAGTAGTAATTGCCTTATTATTGACCTTGAATTTCTCAAGGGTAGCAACAGCAGCGGCGAAGCATTATAGCGACTTACAATTCAATTCTTTACCGGGAATTAAACTGCCAAAGTATGAGCGATTCCAATTAAACAACGGTTTAGTCGTCTATTTAATGGAGGATCATGAATTACCCTTAGTTAGTGGAACAACCCTAATTAAGACTGGTAGTCGTTGGGAAGCGGGAGATAAAGTTGGTTTGGGTGACATTGTAGGTTCACTGATGCGCATTGGAGGAACTGACAAACATTCGCCGGATCAACTAAATGAAATTTTGGAACAAAGAGCAGCATCCGTAGAAACTGACATTAATGAAAGCAGTGGAACTGCGAGTTTTGAAAGTTTAACTGAAGATTTAGAAACTGTGTTCGGGTTGTTTGCAGAAGTCTTACGAGAACCAGCTTTTGCTCCAGAAAAGTTGGAATTGATTAAAACTCAAATTAGGGGAAGTATTGCCCGTCGCAATGATGATTCTGACAATATTGCCAGTCGGGAGTTTCGCAAATTAATCTATGGTGAAAATAGCCCCTATGCACGCACTATAGAATATGCAACTCTCGATAAAATTCAGCGAGAAGATGTGATTAACTTTTATGGGCAATATTTCCATCCTAATAACATAATCCTGGGAATTGTGGGGGATTTTAACCCGAAAAAAATGCGCTCTCTGATTGAGACTAAACTGGGTGATTGGCAACCGAATCCCAACATTGCTAAAACTCAATTACCACCAGTGCAGCAAGCTAATTTAAATGGGTTATTCTTTGTCAATCAACCACAACTGACACAGAGCAGCATTTTAATGGGACATTTGGGGGGAAAATTCAATAGTCCAGATTATGCAGCATTGGATGTGATGAATGGAGTGTTAAATGGATTCGGAGGAAGACTATTTAATGAAGTGCGATCGCGCCAAGGTTTAGCCTACTCTGTATATGGTTTATGGGATCCCCGTTTTGATTATCCGGGTATGTTTATTACTGGTGGACAAACCCGTTCTGATGCTACAGTACAGTTTATAAAATCAATCCAATTAGAGATTAAGCGCATTCAGAACCAGTTAGTAACAGAAAAAGAATTAAGGTACGCTAAGGAGTCTACTCTAAATTCTTTTGTATTCAATTTTCAGGACCCAGGTCAAACCCTGTCACGGTTAATGCGTTATGAATATTATGGTTATCCTGCTGACTTTCTGTTTCGCTATCAAAAAGCGGTCAGAAAAACCACAGCTGCAGATGTGCAAAGAGTGGCTCAGAAATATCTCAAACCAGAGAATTTAGTTACTTTAGTCGTGGGAAATCAAAGTGCCATTCAACCACCGTTAACCCAGTTAGCAAGTAAAATCACACCAATAGATATCACCATCCCTGGATCCAAGACACAGACTCAAAAATCAACTGAAAAGTAA
- a CDS encoding M16 family metallopeptidase yields MSHWILTCMSRFLVITLAFLLFSGNFPIQTAIALQGNQSSIKPYLDRVVKQLTEFTLDNGLKFIVLERHQAPVVSFLTYANVGGIDEPDGQTGVAHFLEHLAFKGTKRIGTKNYKAEKPLLDKLEQLDSQIRAAKSENRTEELEKLKKEFKTVEAQAGKLVKQNEMGQIVEQAGGVGLNANTSSEATRYFYSFPANKLELWMSLESERFLEPVFREFYKERDVILEERRMRVENSPVGLMVEKFTDVAFKVHPYRRPVIGYDEDIRNLSPANVREFFNNYYVPSNLTIAVVGDVNPNQVKRLAKIYFGRYAAKPKAQAKITPEPKQTSTREITIELPSQPWYLEGYHRPSITDPDNAVYDIISSLLSDGRTSRLYKSLIETQRVALVAEGISGFPGDKYPNLMLFYALTAPGHTVDELAIALGQEITKLQTQLVSEKELERVKTQARAGLLRSLDSNMGMAQQLLEYEVKTGSWRNLFKQLDDITKVTPADIKRVAQSTFTAENRTIGKLLSQKS; encoded by the coding sequence ATGAGCCATTGGATTTTGACTTGTATGAGCCGTTTTCTGGTAATAACCCTAGCATTTCTGTTATTTTCTGGTAATTTTCCCATTCAAACAGCGATCGCCCTACAAGGTAATCAAAGTTCGATTAAGCCCTATTTAGATCGGGTTGTTAAGCAGCTAACAGAGTTTACTTTAGATAATGGTCTAAAGTTTATTGTTTTGGAAAGACATCAAGCACCCGTGGTTTCTTTTCTCACTTATGCAAATGTTGGTGGGATAGATGAACCAGATGGACAGACAGGGGTAGCTCATTTTTTAGAACACTTAGCTTTTAAGGGAACTAAGCGCATTGGTACAAAAAACTACAAAGCGGAGAAGCCATTATTAGATAAATTAGAGCAATTAGATAGTCAAATTAGAGCTGCCAAGAGTGAAAATAGAACGGAAGAGCTAGAAAAGCTAAAAAAAGAGTTCAAAACCGTAGAAGCTCAAGCTGGGAAATTGGTGAAACAAAATGAAATGGGTCAAATAGTTGAACAAGCTGGAGGTGTGGGTTTAAATGCTAATACTTCTAGTGAAGCAACCCGTTACTTTTATAGTTTTCCCGCCAATAAATTGGAGCTGTGGATGTCTCTGGAATCAGAAAGATTTTTAGAACCGGTATTCCGAGAATTTTATAAAGAAAGGGATGTGATTTTAGAAGAAAGACGAATGCGGGTAGAAAATTCTCCCGTAGGGTTAATGGTGGAAAAATTCACCGATGTTGCTTTTAAAGTTCACCCTTACCGGAGACCTGTTATTGGTTATGATGAAGATATTCGTAACCTTTCTCCAGCTAATGTGAGGGAGTTTTTTAACAACTATTATGTTCCCAGTAATTTAACCATTGCGGTGGTTGGTGATGTTAACCCTAATCAGGTTAAAAGATTGGCCAAAATTTATTTTGGTAGATATGCAGCTAAACCGAAAGCACAAGCTAAAATTACTCCTGAACCCAAACAAACCAGTACCAGAGAAATTACAATAGAACTACCCTCCCAACCTTGGTATTTGGAGGGCTATCATCGTCCCAGTATCACTGACCCTGATAATGCTGTTTACGATATTATTAGCAGTTTACTAAGTGATGGTAGGACTTCACGACTGTATAAATCCTTGATTGAAACCCAAAGAGTGGCTTTGGTGGCGGAGGGAATTAGTGGTTTTCCAGGAGATAAGTATCCTAATTTAATGTTATTTTATGCCCTGACAGCGCCAGGTCATACAGTAGATGAACTGGCGATCGCCCTAGGTCAGGAAATTACCAAATTACAAACCCAGCTCGTATCTGAGAAAGAATTAGAGCGAGTCAAAACACAAGCCAGGGCGGGTTTACTGAGGAGTTTAGATTCCAATATGGGTATGGCACAGCAACTATTGGAATATGAAGTAAAAACCGGTTCTTGGCGGAATTTATTCAAGCAATTGGATGACATTACAAAGGTTACTCCTGCGGATATTAAAAGAGTAGCACAATCAACCTTCACAGCGGAAAATCGCACAATTGGTAAATTACTTTCCCAAAAATCATAG